A region of Paractinoplanes abujensis DNA encodes the following proteins:
- a CDS encoding CU044_2847 family protein, producing MSHVVQYTVDDGTVVFFEVEPPDGFEQASTERVVGKVREAIGPAIEAAREVLDRVKAHGPREVEVKFGIKVSGTMNWMVAKAATEGNFEVTLKWQPGSDRGAATSS from the coding sequence ATGTCGCACGTGGTGCAGTACACGGTAGATGACGGCACGGTCGTGTTCTTCGAGGTGGAGCCGCCGGATGGATTCGAGCAGGCATCGACCGAGCGGGTGGTGGGTAAGGTCCGTGAGGCGATCGGCCCGGCAATCGAGGCCGCCCGCGAAGTGCTCGACCGGGTGAAGGCGCATGGACCGCGCGAGGTAGAGGTGAAGTTCGGGATCAAGGTGAGCGGCACGATGAACTGGATGGTGGCCAAGGCGGCCACCGAAGGGAATTTTGAAGTCACCTTGAAATGGCAACCGGGCTCTGACCGTGGTGCGGCTACCTCATCGTGA
- a CDS encoding EF-hand domain-containing protein has translation MTDGAENPIAVKLGHLFGASDTDGDGFVDWSDYERLISRYLDGYGIEAEDRRAHALRAAYQKYWSELRQHANGAERLSAEQFVAANQADSSRSTIAETVPQAIFDVMDTDADDAISKPEYKVFLEAWGVSDLEALNVFLELDTDDDGRISRTEFIGAIGDFFTSPELDSPASLFFGHIER, from the coding sequence ATGACCGATGGCGCGGAGAATCCGATCGCCGTGAAGCTGGGGCACCTGTTCGGGGCGAGCGACACCGACGGCGACGGATTCGTCGACTGGAGCGACTACGAACGCCTGATCAGTCGCTACCTGGACGGATACGGCATCGAGGCGGAGGATCGCCGGGCGCATGCGCTGCGCGCCGCCTACCAGAAATACTGGTCGGAGCTGCGGCAGCACGCGAACGGCGCCGAACGGCTGTCGGCGGAACAGTTCGTCGCAGCCAACCAGGCCGACAGCAGCCGGTCCACCATCGCCGAGACGGTCCCGCAGGCCATCTTCGACGTGATGGACACCGACGCGGACGACGCCATCAGCAAGCCGGAGTACAAGGTCTTCCTGGAGGCGTGGGGCGTGTCGGACCTCGAAGCCCTCAACGTCTTCCTGGAACTGGACACCGACGACGACGGCCGCATCAGCCGGACCGAATTCATCGGCGCCATCGGCGACTTCTTCACCTCACCCGAGCTCGACTCACCGGCCAGCCTCTTCTTCGGCCACATCGAACGCTAG
- a CDS encoding putative bifunctional diguanylate cyclase/phosphodiesterase — translation MLTWVRTGRASAVCVLVCAVLLAVQQVWYFGGWGSPETRTLVTDATYVPLALAFTVLAVRVAVSKRQEPRTRRAWRVIAVAFVCQLAAHGSWFVQSHFLETTAYPSAADYCFLLFSPFMFAGLLMLPGQHRRRRDRQKLALDALIVGAGGFIAIWYLLLGPILNASGLTAWQRTFTAALPIGDLLLVLAMSTAMLRRHQPEVPAPIRLLAASIALTVSADVSYSWLQLNGGFTGGSWPDLLWLDGCFLLVLAADQQYRRPRHATSRRRDRNAVFLLPYAASIAAYVLLAVQSSHLPINPYGGMIFGAAVLTLLVMARQSHALRDNREMAVTDGLTGLANRILVTERLDLLAGQPIRSGRQSAVLLIDLDRFKPINDTFGHEAGDAVLVATADAMRRVIRDGDLAGRLGGDEFAVLLLNLPTRQAAGSIAARLLEELRMPVVFGEHVLMVEASIGVAVRDDPDASGETLLQQADTALYAAKRAGRGRFEFYSDVMDTKAREAELRRAVAGDELVVFFQPAVTLATGAVRGVEALVRWNHPVRGLLGPGEFIELAEETGAVVPLGAWVLRAACREAAGWRTGIPGSDALRLAVNLSPKQVAQADLVTTVETILAETGFPPDRLTLEITESVILQPDPLTIGRLEALRDLGIQLAVDDFGTGYSALSYLRRLPVTVLKIDRSFVTGIADDPEARSVCEAVVHLGEAFKMTVVAEGIETAEQATALIDMGCGIGQGFFFHRPLPPADATALIRDQFASRLP, via the coding sequence ATGCTGACCTGGGTCCGGACCGGGCGGGCGAGCGCGGTGTGCGTGCTCGTCTGCGCTGTCCTGCTGGCAGTGCAGCAGGTGTGGTATTTCGGCGGATGGGGCAGTCCGGAGACCCGTACGCTGGTCACCGACGCCACATATGTGCCGCTCGCGCTCGCGTTCACGGTGCTGGCCGTCCGGGTGGCGGTCTCGAAACGGCAGGAGCCGCGCACCCGGCGGGCCTGGCGGGTGATCGCCGTCGCGTTCGTCTGTCAGCTGGCCGCGCACGGCTCCTGGTTCGTGCAGTCCCATTTCCTGGAGACGACGGCCTACCCGTCGGCCGCCGACTACTGTTTCCTGCTGTTCTCCCCGTTCATGTTCGCCGGGCTGCTGATGCTGCCGGGCCAGCACCGGCGCCGCCGGGACCGGCAGAAACTGGCCCTGGACGCGCTGATCGTGGGCGCGGGCGGGTTCATCGCCATCTGGTATCTGCTGCTCGGCCCGATCCTCAACGCGTCCGGCCTGACCGCGTGGCAGCGGACCTTCACGGCGGCCCTGCCGATCGGTGACCTGCTGCTCGTGCTGGCCATGTCGACCGCCATGCTGCGGCGGCACCAGCCGGAGGTGCCGGCCCCGATCCGTCTGCTGGCCGCCTCGATCGCGCTGACCGTGAGCGCCGACGTGTCGTACAGCTGGCTCCAGCTCAACGGCGGGTTCACCGGCGGCTCCTGGCCGGACCTGCTGTGGCTGGACGGCTGCTTCCTGCTGGTGCTGGCGGCCGACCAGCAATATCGGCGCCCGCGGCACGCCACCTCGAGGCGGCGCGACCGTAACGCGGTCTTCCTTCTTCCGTACGCGGCCAGCATCGCGGCCTACGTCCTGCTCGCCGTCCAGTCGTCGCACCTGCCGATCAACCCGTACGGCGGGATGATCTTCGGCGCGGCCGTCCTGACACTGCTGGTGATGGCCCGGCAGTCGCACGCGCTGCGGGACAACCGCGAGATGGCGGTCACCGACGGGCTCACCGGCCTGGCCAACCGCATCCTGGTCACCGAACGCCTCGACCTGCTGGCCGGTCAGCCGATCCGGTCCGGCCGGCAGAGTGCGGTGCTGCTCATCGACCTGGACCGGTTCAAGCCCATCAACGACACCTTCGGTCACGAGGCGGGCGACGCCGTGCTGGTCGCCACGGCCGACGCCATGCGCCGGGTGATCCGCGACGGCGACCTGGCCGGACGGCTCGGCGGCGACGAGTTCGCCGTGCTGCTGCTGAACCTGCCGACCCGGCAGGCCGCGGGTTCGATCGCCGCCCGGCTCCTCGAGGAACTGCGCATGCCGGTCGTCTTCGGTGAGCACGTGCTCATGGTGGAGGCCAGCATCGGCGTGGCGGTCCGCGACGACCCCGACGCCTCCGGCGAGACCTTGTTGCAGCAGGCCGACACCGCCCTGTACGCGGCGAAGCGCGCCGGGCGCGGCCGGTTCGAGTTCTACTCCGACGTGATGGACACCAAGGCCCGCGAGGCCGAGCTGCGGCGCGCCGTCGCCGGGGACGAACTGGTCGTGTTCTTCCAGCCCGCGGTCACGCTGGCCACCGGCGCGGTGCGCGGCGTCGAGGCCCTGGTGCGCTGGAACCATCCCGTACGGGGCCTGCTCGGACCCGGTGAGTTCATCGAGCTGGCCGAGGAGACGGGGGCGGTCGTGCCGCTGGGGGCGTGGGTGCTGCGCGCGGCGTGCCGGGAAGCGGCCGGGTGGCGTACGGGAATCCCGGGTTCGGACGCCCTGCGGCTGGCCGTGAACCTGTCGCCCAAGCAGGTCGCGCAGGCCGACCTGGTCACGACCGTCGAGACCATCCTGGCCGAGACCGGTTTCCCGCCCGACCGGCTCACCCTGGAGATCACCGAGAGCGTGATCCTGCAGCCCGACCCGCTCACCATCGGCCGCCTGGAGGCCCTGCGCGACCTGGGCATCCAGCTGGCGGTGGACGATTTCGGCACCGGCTACTCGGCCCTGAGCTACCTGCGCCGCCTCCCGGTCACCGTGCTCAAGATCGACCGCTCGTTCGTCACCGGCATCGCCGACGACCCGGAGGCCCGCTCGGTGTGCGAGGCCGTGGTGCACCTGGGCGAGGCCTTCAAGATGACCGTGGTGGCCGAGGGCATCGAAACGGCCGAGCAGGCTACCGCCCTGATCGACATGGGCTGCGGCATCGGCCAGGGCTTCTTCTTCCACCGCCCCCTCCCCCCAGCCGACGCGACGGCCCTCATCCGCGACCAGTTCGCGTCCCGCCTGCCTTGA